The following proteins come from a genomic window of Oricola thermophila:
- a CDS encoding glyoxalase superfamily protein, which translates to MPGLSPDLPRTRDEAKQRAKALRQDLFARGVKITYSQALERVAAELGFRDWNTAVARLSNDPDFRIAVGDTVSGTYLKQPFTARVLAVREMSGGSHFEVTLDLEEAVDVVTFDGFSNFRRRVSGTVDDRGISPARTGDGEPQLVIQPLSSALA; encoded by the coding sequence ATGCCCGGACTTTCCCCAGACCTGCCGCGCACCCGCGACGAGGCCAAGCAGCGCGCCAAGGCGCTGCGCCAGGATCTCTTTGCGCGCGGCGTGAAGATCACGTATTCCCAGGCGCTGGAGCGCGTCGCCGCCGAACTCGGCTTCCGCGACTGGAACACCGCCGTGGCGCGGCTGTCCAACGACCCGGACTTCCGCATCGCGGTCGGCGACACGGTCTCCGGCACATATCTGAAGCAGCCCTTCACCGCGCGCGTGCTCGCCGTGCGCGAAATGTCCGGCGGCAGCCATTTCGAGGTGACGCTGGACCTGGAGGAAGCGGTGGACGTGGTGACGTTCGACGGCTTCTCGAACTTCCGCAGGCGGGTGAGCGGCACGGTGGACGACCGGGGAATCTCGCCCGCGCGCACCGGCGACGGCGAACCGCAGCTGGTGATCCAGCCGTTGAGCTCGGCACTGGCCTGA
- a CDS encoding SIR2 family protein — translation MGNSNRKNVFIVGAGASKEFGLPTGPELTEIIRAISSVAARRDQIKTASKESLLYAIRRLAAERDPDKPDINGFYGAARIIANNMQLAPSIDNFLDTHRDNDYIVNLGKLLIAITIHGAERSSHLYVSGGNIYNTINTNDIKDTWIARLFGILVSQRDFHEFIKALDNITFISFNYDRCIEQFFLHASKSYFHLDSSKLNCVREALNVIHPYGSLGQLEWNHPIDTGFGADLHPAELVASSKKIKTFTEGADSEIISAIDESLAGSDLAIFLGFSFLPLNMKLLLQDKKYSFDRVIGTGKGLSNESRKIVTEEIASQMTEGSKERISIIDGTCSDLFYEHYRYLMK, via the coding sequence ATGGGTAACAGCAACCGGAAAAACGTTTTTATTGTCGGGGCTGGAGCAAGTAAGGAGTTCGGATTACCAACAGGTCCCGAGCTTACAGAAATCATTAGAGCAATATCAAGCGTCGCCGCCAGAAGAGATCAGATAAAAACGGCGAGCAAAGAATCATTATTATATGCAATTCGCCGATTGGCGGCTGAAAGAGATCCGGATAAACCGGACATAAATGGATTTTATGGCGCAGCCAGAATTATAGCAAATAATATGCAATTAGCACCCTCTATAGACAATTTCTTGGATACACACAGAGACAACGACTACATTGTCAATCTTGGGAAGTTATTGATTGCGATTACCATTCACGGTGCAGAAAGGTCTAGCCACCTCTACGTAAGCGGTGGTAATATCTACAACACAATAAACACTAATGATATTAAGGATACGTGGATCGCAAGGTTATTTGGAATTCTTGTATCACAAAGAGACTTCCATGAATTCATAAAGGCGCTAGACAACATTACATTTATTTCATTCAACTATGACAGATGTATTGAGCAGTTTTTCTTACATGCATCAAAGAGTTATTTTCATCTAGATAGCAGCAAATTGAATTGTGTACGTGAAGCACTGAATGTAATACACCCATACGGCTCCCTTGGCCAGTTAGAATGGAATCATCCAATTGACACCGGTTTCGGCGCAGATCTACATCCTGCAGAATTAGTAGCAAGCTCAAAGAAGATAAAGACATTCACTGAAGGAGCAGACTCGGAAATAATATCAGCTATTGATGAGTCATTAGCCGGGTCTGATCTAGCTATATTTCTAGGATTCTCCTTCCTCCCCCTTAATATGAAGCTACTATTGCAAGATAAGAAATATTCTTTCGATAGAGTTATAGGGACCGGAAAGGGTCTTTCGAATGAATCGAGAAAGATAGTTACCGAGGAAATAGCCTCCCAGATGACTGAGGGGTCCAAAGAGAGGATATCAATAATAGATGGGACTTGCTCGGATTTGTTCTATGAGCACTATAGATATTTGATGAAATAG
- a CDS encoding trimethylamine methyltransferase family protein, translating to MDEDADPEQPTDPLISEALSEAVPEAAPGRLRKRGGRAGNTRRGGPAIRQTLWTDVINTDHPTEPLPPEGVEAIHDGAMRVLEEIGIEFLNAEALEILRDAGCTIDGENVRMGRDFVMEMLGRAPSEFTLTPRNPDRTITIGGRHMVFGNISSPPNCSDIERGRRSGNREDYRNFLKLTQYFNCIHFAGGYPVEPIDIHPSVRHLDCLYDKLTLTDKAAHAYSLGPERVEDVMEMVRIAGGLSQEAFEATPRMYTNINSTSPLKHDWPMLDGAMRLARRGQPTIVTPFTLAGAMAPVTMVGAVTQSIAEALAAIALLQCIRPGVGVGIGTFTSNVDMKTGAPAFGTPDYVRATQITGQMARFYGLPLRSSNACAANTPDNQATWESMMSMWAAVTSGTNMVYHAAGWLEGGLCASFEKFIMDCEVLQQFIAYFRPLTTGPEDIAVDAIREVGPGGHFFGIQHTQDRYETAFYSPFLSDWSNYENWEDRGAVTTVQRANRLCKQILGEYEKPPMDEAIREELADFVARRKQEGGAPTDF from the coding sequence ATGGACGAGGACGCCGATCCAGAACAGCCCACCGATCCGCTGATCTCGGAGGCGCTTTCGGAGGCCGTGCCCGAGGCGGCGCCGGGGAGGCTGCGCAAGCGCGGCGGGCGGGCCGGAAACACGCGCCGCGGCGGACCGGCGATCCGCCAGACGCTCTGGACCGACGTCATCAACACAGACCATCCGACCGAGCCGCTGCCGCCGGAAGGCGTCGAGGCGATCCACGACGGGGCGATGCGCGTGCTGGAGGAAATCGGCATCGAGTTCCTCAATGCCGAGGCGCTGGAGATCCTGCGCGACGCGGGCTGCACGATCGACGGCGAGAACGTGCGCATGGGCCGCGACTTCGTCATGGAGATGCTCGGGCGGGCGCCGTCCGAGTTCACCCTGACGCCGCGCAACCCGGACCGCACCATCACCATCGGCGGCAGGCACATGGTGTTCGGCAACATCTCCTCGCCGCCCAACTGCTCGGACATCGAGCGCGGCAGGCGCAGCGGCAACCGCGAGGACTACCGGAACTTCCTGAAGCTGACGCAGTATTTCAACTGCATCCACTTCGCCGGCGGCTATCCCGTCGAGCCGATCGACATCCACCCGTCGGTGCGCCATCTCGACTGCCTGTACGACAAGCTGACGCTGACCGACAAGGCGGCGCATGCCTATTCGCTGGGGCCGGAGCGCGTCGAGGACGTGATGGAGATGGTGCGCATCGCGGGCGGGCTTTCCCAAGAGGCGTTCGAGGCGACGCCGCGCATGTATACCAACATCAACTCGACCTCGCCGCTCAAGCACGACTGGCCGATGCTGGACGGCGCGATGCGGCTGGCAAGGCGCGGCCAGCCGACCATCGTGACGCCGTTCACCCTGGCCGGCGCGATGGCGCCGGTGACGATGGTGGGCGCGGTGACGCAGTCGATCGCCGAGGCGCTCGCGGCCATCGCGCTGCTGCAATGCATCCGGCCGGGAGTGGGCGTCGGCATCGGCACCTTCACCTCCAACGTGGACATGAAGACGGGCGCGCCGGCCTTCGGCACGCCGGACTACGTGCGCGCCACACAGATCACCGGCCAGATGGCGCGGTTCTACGGCCTGCCGCTGCGCTCGTCGAACGCCTGCGCGGCCAACACGCCGGACAACCAGGCGACGTGGGAATCGATGATGTCGATGTGGGCGGCGGTCACCTCGGGCACCAACATGGTCTACCACGCGGCCGGCTGGCTGGAGGGCGGGCTGTGCGCCTCGTTCGAGAAGTTCATCATGGACTGCGAGGTGCTGCAGCAGTTCATCGCCTATTTCAGGCCGCTGACCACCGGGCCGGAGGACATCGCCGTGGACGCGATCCGCGAGGTCGGGCCGGGCGGGCATTTCTTCGGCATCCAGCACACGCAGGACCGCTACGAGACGGCGTTCTACTCGCCCTTCCTGTCGGACTGGTCGAACTACGAGAACTGGGAGGACCGGGGCGCGGTGACGACGGTGCAGCGGGCGAACAGGCTCTGCAAGCAGATCCTGGGCGAATACGAGAAGCCGCCGATGGACGAGGCGATCCGCGAGGAGCTGGCCGACTTCGTGGCAAGAAGGAAACAAGAGGGCGGCGCGCCGACGGATTTCTGA
- a CDS encoding endonuclease domain-containing protein codes for MSEKPSRSRRKPGVTMRARQFRSAGNQAEALLWTELKARRLNGFKFVRQFPVGPYFADFLCREAKLVVELDGSQHAGSAHDERRDAFLNAAGYSVLRFWSVDMLRDRQEVLASIVEALEGRLAENTDAPDMNYKMAFRRGRGRP; via the coding sequence ATGTCGGAGAAGCCCTCCAGAAGCCGCAGGAAGCCCGGCGTCACCATGCGGGCGCGCCAATTCCGCTCGGCCGGCAACCAGGCAGAGGCGCTTCTGTGGACGGAACTGAAAGCGCGGCGGCTGAACGGGTTCAAGTTCGTGCGACAGTTTCCGGTCGGCCCCTATTTCGCCGATTTTCTCTGCCGCGAGGCGAAACTCGTTGTCGAGCTCGACGGCAGCCAGCACGCGGGCAGTGCACATGACGAACGGCGCGACGCGTTCCTCAACGCGGCCGGATACTCGGTACTGCGTTTCTGGTCCGTGGACATGCTGCGGGACCGGCAAGAGGTTCTGGCCTCCATCGTGGAGGCCCTGGAGGGGCGCCTGGCCGAGAACACGGACGCGCCCGACATGAATTACAAGATGGCGTTTCGTCGAGGGAGGGGCAGACCATGA
- a CDS encoding GcvT family protein translates to MKTNTRVVVIGGGVVGCSVLYHLAKAGWTDIMLIERSELTSGSTWHAAGGFHTLNGDPNVAKLQAYTISLYEELEAMTGQSCSLHLVGGFQMADTPERMDFLRQVHAKCRYLGMDTELVTPAEAKAMFPIMDETKFVGALWDPVEGHLDPSGTTHAYAKAARMLGAEIVLRNPVKELTQDADGTWNVVTEQGTVRAEHVVNAGGLWAREIGRMVGLELPVLAMEHMYLLTEDMPEVVEYNEATGRELCHVIDFKGEIYTRQERRGMLLGTYERACKPWSPVETPWDFGHELLQPDIDRIAPSLEVGFSHFPALERAGIKQIINGPFTFAPDGNPLVGPVPGLTNFWSACAVMAGFSQGGGVGLTLANWMTTGDPGADVWGMDVSRFGEWATLRYTNAKVRENYSRRFRIRFPNEELPAARPAQTTPLYDIMVNENNAVMGDSWGLETPLWFAPSKDEAHDVVSFHRSNDFKHIGEEVKAVRERVGVTEIANFAKYEISGPGAEAFLDRLLTNRLPKRGRLALSPMLNEFGKLIGDFTIARADDDRFMVWGSSAAQIYHMRWFERHMPRDGSVRIHRFDQTLVGLSIAGPRSRDVLAKLVDEDVSNGAFRFMDFREMAVGAAPCMVNRISYTGDLGYEIWMQPAYERTVYRAIKEAGEEFGIRDFGMRALLSMRLEKNFPTWGHELRPIYGPFEGAMERFVKLDKGDFIGREAAAREQAEGPRLRRVSMIVDATDADVMGDEPIWAKVGDTDYGTVEESHGYGPRRTGPDGREAGPSAADFGAASVRGIADGDWRVVGWVTSGGYAHGVGLSMAQGYLPAALAGRAEEGLFEIEILGERCPARIAVEPPFDPAGERMRG, encoded by the coding sequence ATGAAAACCAACACGCGCGTTGTCGTCATCGGGGGCGGGGTCGTCGGCTGCTCGGTGCTCTACCACCTGGCCAAGGCCGGCTGGACCGACATCATGCTGATCGAGCGCTCGGAGCTGACCTCCGGCTCGACATGGCACGCGGCGGGCGGGTTCCACACGCTGAACGGCGATCCGAACGTCGCCAAGCTGCAGGCCTACACGATCTCGCTTTACGAGGAACTGGAGGCGATGACCGGCCAGTCCTGCTCGCTGCATCTCGTCGGCGGCTTCCAGATGGCCGACACGCCGGAGCGCATGGACTTCCTGCGGCAGGTGCACGCCAAGTGCCGCTATCTCGGCATGGACACGGAACTGGTGACGCCGGCCGAGGCCAAGGCGATGTTCCCGATCATGGACGAGACGAAATTCGTCGGCGCGCTGTGGGACCCGGTGGAGGGGCATCTCGACCCGTCGGGCACGACGCATGCCTATGCCAAGGCGGCGCGGATGCTGGGCGCGGAGATCGTGCTGCGCAACCCGGTGAAGGAACTGACGCAGGACGCGGACGGCACATGGAACGTGGTGACCGAGCAGGGGACGGTGCGGGCCGAGCACGTGGTCAATGCCGGCGGGCTGTGGGCGCGCGAGATCGGCCGCATGGTCGGCCTCGAGCTGCCGGTGCTGGCGATGGAGCACATGTACCTGCTGACCGAGGACATGCCGGAGGTGGTCGAGTACAACGAGGCGACGGGGCGCGAGCTGTGCCACGTCATCGACTTCAAGGGCGAGATCTACACGCGGCAGGAACGCAGGGGGATGCTGCTGGGCACCTACGAGCGGGCCTGCAAGCCGTGGTCGCCGGTCGAGACGCCGTGGGATTTCGGCCATGAATTATTGCAGCCGGACATCGACCGCATCGCGCCGTCGCTGGAGGTGGGGTTCAGCCACTTCCCGGCGCTGGAGCGGGCCGGCATCAAGCAGATCATCAACGGGCCGTTCACCTTCGCGCCGGACGGCAACCCGCTGGTCGGGCCGGTGCCGGGGCTGACCAATTTCTGGTCGGCCTGCGCGGTGATGGCCGGGTTCAGCCAGGGCGGCGGCGTCGGGCTGACGCTGGCCAACTGGATGACGACCGGCGACCCGGGCGCCGACGTGTGGGGCATGGACGTGTCGCGCTTCGGCGAATGGGCGACGCTGCGCTACACCAACGCCAAGGTGCGCGAGAACTATTCGCGGCGCTTCCGCATCCGCTTTCCCAACGAGGAACTGCCGGCGGCGCGGCCCGCCCAGACCACGCCGCTTTACGACATCATGGTGAACGAGAACAACGCCGTGATGGGCGACTCCTGGGGGCTGGAGACGCCGCTGTGGTTCGCGCCGTCGAAGGACGAGGCGCATGATGTCGTCTCGTTCCATCGCTCCAACGATTTCAAGCATATAGGCGAGGAAGTGAAAGCGGTGCGCGAGCGCGTCGGCGTGACCGAGATCGCCAATTTCGCCAAGTACGAGATCAGCGGACCCGGGGCGGAGGCCTTTCTCGATCGGCTGCTGACCAACAGGCTGCCGAAAAGGGGGCGCCTCGCGCTCTCGCCGATGCTCAACGAGTTCGGCAAGCTGATCGGCGACTTCACCATCGCCCGGGCGGACGACGACCGCTTCATGGTGTGGGGATCGAGCGCGGCGCAGATTTATCACATGCGCTGGTTCGAACGGCACATGCCGAGGGACGGCAGCGTGCGCATCCACCGCTTCGACCAGACGCTCGTCGGCCTGTCGATCGCCGGACCGAGGAGCCGGGACGTGCTGGCGAAACTCGTGGACGAGGACGTCTCGAACGGGGCCTTCCGCTTCATGGATTTCCGCGAGATGGCGGTCGGCGCGGCGCCGTGCATGGTCAACCGGATCTCCTATACCGGCGATCTCGGCTACGAGATCTGGATGCAGCCCGCCTACGAGCGGACGGTCTACCGCGCCATCAAGGAGGCGGGCGAGGAGTTCGGGATCAGGGATTTCGGCATGCGGGCGCTGCTTTCCATGCGGCTGGAGAAGAACTTCCCGACCTGGGGGCACGAGTTGCGGCCGATCTACGGGCCGTTCGAGGGCGCGATGGAGCGCTTCGTGAAACTCGACAAGGGCGACTTCATCGGCCGGGAGGCGGCGGCAAGGGAACAGGCCGAGGGGCCGAGGCTGCGCCGCGTCTCGATGATCGTGGATGCCACGGACGCCGACGTGATGGGCGACGAGCCGATCTGGGCGAAGGTCGGCGACACGGACTACGGGACGGTGGAGGAATCGCACGGATACGGGCCGAGGCGCACCGGCCCGGACGGCAGGGAAGCGGGGCCGTCAGCGGCCGATTTCGGCGCCGCCTCGGTGCGCGGCATCGCCGACGGCGACTGGCGGGTGGTCGGCTGGGTGACGTCGGGCGGCTACGCGCATGGCGTCGGGCTGTCGATGGCGCAGGGCTACCTGCCGGCGGCACTGGCCGGGCGCGCGGAGGAGGGGCTGTTCGAGATCGAGATCCTGGGCGAGCGCTGCCCGGCGAGGATCGCGGTGGAGCCGCCCTTCGACCCGGCGGGCGAGCGGATGCGGGGGTAG
- a CDS encoding DUF1488 domain-containing protein, with protein sequence MTLAFPNRSRNYDDTRRQVRFFGYEGMRTIPFRVDVDAIADQVAPDANEEAAYLAAFDRNRASIEKAASKAHSNSQKPEYILTSANFR encoded by the coding sequence ATGACGCTGGCATTTCCCAACAGAAGCAGGAACTACGACGACACCCGCCGCCAGGTGCGCTTCTTCGGCTATGAAGGGATGCGCACCATCCCCTTCCGTGTCGATGTCGACGCGATTGCCGACCAGGTGGCCCCTGACGCAAACGAGGAAGCCGCCTATCTCGCCGCTTTCGACAGGAACCGCGCCTCCATAGAAAAGGCCGCGTCCAAGGCGCATTCCAACAGCCAGAAGCCGGAATACATCCTGACGTCCGCCAATTTCCGCTAG
- a CDS encoding OsmC family protein, with amino-acid sequence MLDMKTKTEDFAAQPDRDRVIRETQNGVIARMKARPEDAKSTLVTTGRIDDGLACTVEQGRFSTVTDLGRGMGGDASAPPPGFHARVAIVGCVGMAIKMLAAREGLVFRSVEVTVETDFDDSAIFGLGSSPAGPLETRVDIRVESDEDEATVRELVDRTLAMDPWYLALRDAQRVLPKLTVSGGADGRE; translated from the coding sequence ATGCTTGATATGAAAACGAAAACTGAAGACTTCGCGGCCCAGCCGGACCGCGACAGGGTGATACGCGAAACCCAGAACGGCGTCATCGCACGGATGAAGGCCCGGCCGGAGGATGCGAAAAGCACGCTCGTGACCACCGGCCGGATCGATGATGGCCTCGCCTGCACGGTCGAGCAGGGACGTTTCTCGACCGTCACCGATCTCGGCCGCGGCATGGGCGGCGATGCGTCCGCCCCGCCGCCGGGCTTCCATGCCCGCGTCGCGATCGTCGGCTGTGTCGGCATGGCGATCAAGATGCTCGCCGCGCGCGAAGGACTGGTCTTTCGCAGCGTCGAGGTCACGGTCGAGACCGATTTCGACGACAGCGCCATCTTTGGGCTCGGCTCGTCCCCGGCCGGGCCGCTCGAGACCCGCGTCGACATCCGGGTCGAAAGCGACGAGGACGAGGCAACCGTGCGGGAACTCGTCGACCGCACCCTGGCCATGGACCCGTGGTACCTCGCCCTGCGCGACGCGCAGAGGGTCCTGCCTAAGCTGACGGTCAGCGGCGGCGCGGACGGACGCGAATAA
- a CDS encoding NAD(P)-binding domain-containing protein: MRRISTVVIGAGQAGLAMSHCLSQRGIAHVVLERGEVANSWRRERWDSLRLLTPNWQSRLPGFAYAGPDPDGFMSMPEIVGYLGDYAAASAAPVEPFTTVRSVTAEGGGYRVSTDRGEWSCRNLVIATGACAVANVPALAAGLPGDILQLTPFGYRGPGQLPPGGVLVVGASATGVQLADEIRAAGHEVTLAAGEHIRMPRHYRGRDIQWWMERAGIHGTTIDEVDDIDRARRVPSLQLVGSSARQFLDLNALQGDGIEIVGRLAGIRDGRVLFSGALANHCALSDLKMNRLLAALDDWALQEGLDGLDPAERFDPTACPSAPRLACDLSRGRYRTVIWATGFRPDYAWLHLPVFDARGRLAHRGGHVLPGLYVLGLPFMRRRNSALIDGVGADAEVLADHITRTRGRMAA, encoded by the coding sequence ATGAGACGCATTTCCACGGTTGTCATCGGCGCCGGCCAGGCCGGCCTTGCGATGAGCCACTGCCTGTCGCAGCGCGGCATTGCCCACGTGGTGCTCGAGCGTGGCGAAGTAGCGAACTCCTGGCGCCGCGAGCGCTGGGACAGCCTGCGGCTCCTCACACCCAACTGGCAGAGCCGGCTTCCCGGCTTCGCCTATGCGGGACCCGACCCGGACGGCTTCATGTCGATGCCGGAAATCGTCGGCTACCTCGGCGACTACGCGGCGGCCAGCGCCGCGCCCGTCGAGCCTTTCACGACGGTCCGTTCCGTCACGGCGGAAGGCGGCGGTTACCGCGTTTCGACGGACCGTGGCGAATGGTCATGCCGCAACCTCGTCATCGCGACCGGCGCCTGCGCCGTCGCGAACGTTCCCGCGCTGGCGGCCGGGCTGCCCGGGGATATCCTGCAGCTGACGCCGTTCGGCTATCGCGGCCCCGGCCAGCTGCCGCCCGGCGGCGTCCTGGTTGTCGGCGCATCCGCCACCGGCGTCCAGCTTGCGGACGAGATCCGCGCCGCCGGACACGAGGTCACGCTGGCCGCCGGCGAGCATATCCGCATGCCGCGCCATTACCGTGGCCGCGACATCCAGTGGTGGATGGAGCGCGCCGGCATCCACGGCACGACCATCGACGAGGTCGACGATATCGACCGCGCCCGCCGCGTCCCCTCGCTGCAGCTTGTCGGATCGTCGGCACGGCAATTCCTCGATCTGAATGCCCTGCAAGGCGACGGCATCGAGATCGTCGGCCGCCTGGCGGGCATCCGCGACGGCCGGGTGCTGTTCTCGGGCGCCCTCGCCAATCACTGCGCGCTCTCGGATCTCAAGATGAACCGCCTGCTGGCCGCGCTCGACGACTGGGCGCTGCAGGAAGGTTTGGACGGCCTCGATCCGGCAGAACGCTTCGATCCGACCGCCTGCCCGTCCGCTCCGCGCCTGGCCTGCGACCTGTCGCGCGGCAGGTACCGGACGGTGATCTGGGCGACCGGTTTCCGACCGGATTATGCCTGGCTGCACCTGCCGGTCTTCGACGCCAGGGGACGTCTCGCCCATCGCGGCGGGCATGTCCTGCCCGGCCTCTACGTTCTCGGCCTGCCCTTCATGCGTCGCCGCAACTCCGCGCTTATCGACGGCGTCGGCGCCGATGCCGAAGTGCTGGCCGATCACATCACTCGAACCCGCGGCAGGATGGCCGCATGA
- a CDS encoding OsmC family protein, protein MNIATTIADNGVNTEALIGARGAFAEAPQAARFTFRSTCDWVEGTYSSNAINGYFGLGEEHQRAKTFRIESDHPVVFAAADRAPTPTEIVLSALASCLTGGVAAVAQHRGIQLKSVRAVVEGDIDVQGILGMDPEIRNGFSSIRVRFEIDADASREDIEALVAQSQKRSAVFDILTNPTSVAVSVA, encoded by the coding sequence ATGAATATCGCAACCACCATCGCCGACAACGGCGTCAACACCGAAGCTCTCATCGGCGCCCGCGGCGCTTTCGCAGAGGCCCCGCAGGCCGCCCGGTTCACCTTCCGCAGCACCTGCGACTGGGTCGAGGGCACCTACAGCTCCAACGCCATCAACGGCTATTTCGGCCTTGGCGAGGAGCACCAGCGCGCCAAGACCTTCAGGATCGAGTCCGACCATCCCGTCGTCTTCGCCGCGGCCGACCGCGCCCCGACCCCGACGGAGATCGTGCTCTCGGCCCTGGCCAGCTGCCTGACCGGCGGTGTCGCCGCCGTCGCCCAGCATCGCGGCATCCAGCTCAAGTCGGTCCGCGCCGTCGTGGAAGGCGATATCGATGTGCAGGGCATCCTCGGAATGGACCCGGAAATCCGCAACGGCTTCTCGTCCATCCGCGTGCGCTTCGAAATCGACGCCGATGCCAGTCGCGAGGATATCGAGGCACTGGTCGCCCAGTCGCAGAAGCGCTCGGCCGTGTTCGACATCCTGACCAACCCCACCAGCGTCGCGGTTTCCGTGGCCTGA
- a CDS encoding class I SAM-dependent methyltransferase, whose amino-acid sequence MTINPTFAAPSAAHEQPSPLVDFWNDILAPKFIRYRHILVGGLSRHSAAVMPALGIAPGSSVLDVGCGFGDTAIEIAHRVAPGGHVVGIDCCQAFLDIAWNCAEFSLAPNIHFAARDAERGLEENAYDFVFSRFGTMFFMNPVAGLRSMRKALKPGGRVAHIVWRRREDNPWLNEPHQVVRRFLPPPGEEALTCGPGPFSMASEDVTRAQMEAAGFTDIAFRRIDAKVLVGRDIEDAIGFQLAIGPAGETFREAGELGQARRAGIVRALEELFSGVETTPEGLWMDSSSWLITARSPGS is encoded by the coding sequence ATGACCATCAACCCGACATTCGCGGCGCCCTCCGCCGCACACGAGCAGCCCTCCCCGCTCGTCGATTTCTGGAACGATATTCTGGCCCCGAAATTCATCCGCTACCGCCATATCCTGGTCGGCGGCCTGTCCCGCCACAGCGCGGCCGTGATGCCGGCGCTCGGCATCGCACCCGGCAGCAGCGTCCTCGATGTCGGCTGCGGCTTCGGCGATACCGCCATCGAGATCGCCCATCGCGTCGCCCCGGGCGGCCATGTCGTCGGCATCGACTGCTGCCAGGCCTTTCTCGACATCGCGTGGAACTGCGCCGAGTTCAGCCTCGCCCCCAACATCCACTTCGCGGCCCGCGACGCGGAACGCGGGCTGGAGGAAAACGCCTACGACTTCGTGTTTTCCCGCTTCGGAACCATGTTCTTCATGAACCCGGTCGCCGGGCTCCGCTCGATGCGCAAGGCGCTGAAACCCGGCGGCCGCGTGGCCCACATCGTCTGGCGCCGCCGCGAGGACAATCCCTGGCTCAACGAGCCGCACCAGGTGGTCCGCCGGTTCCTGCCGCCTCCCGGCGAGGAAGCGCTGACCTGTGGCCCCGGCCCCTTCTCGATGGCCAGCGAAGACGTCACCCGCGCCCAGATGGAGGCCGCCGGCTTCACCGACATCGCCTTCAGGCGCATCGACGCGAAGGTGCTGGTCGGACGCGACATCGAGGACGCGATCGGCTTCCAGCTCGCCATCGGGCCCGCCGGGGAAACATTCCGCGAGGCCGGCGAGCTTGGACAGGCCCGCCGCGCCGGGATCGTGCGCGCCCTCGAAGAGCTTTTCTCCGGCGTGGAGACCACGCCCGAAGGCCTCTGGATGGACAGTTCGTCCTGGCTGATCACCGCCCGCTCTCCCGGGTCCTGA
- a CDS encoding winged helix-turn-helix transcriptional regulator, producing the protein MNYNQFCPIAKACEVLGERWTILILREILMGARRFNTLQRGLGDISPALLTSRLKGLEQHGLVIRRRIPGQKGFEYFPSEACEALLPVLVALGEWGIVWARQTMFAEDFDPELLMLYLERSIDRDKIKGAETIIKFRFSDIADQSDWWIIVNPEKAEVCLRDPGKDVDVYFNCTVRTMTEVWMGDRTYRDAIKAGDLSIEGDVYLTRNVSAWLRASVFVDSPREPA; encoded by the coding sequence ATGAACTACAACCAGTTCTGTCCCATCGCGAAGGCGTGCGAGGTTCTCGGCGAGAGATGGACGATCCTGATCCTGCGAGAAATCCTCATGGGCGCGCGGCGATTCAACACGCTGCAACGGGGCCTCGGGGACATTTCTCCCGCGCTTCTGACCAGCCGCCTCAAGGGGCTGGAACAGCACGGCTTGGTCATCAGGCGGCGGATCCCCGGGCAAAAGGGGTTCGAGTATTTTCCCTCGGAGGCCTGCGAGGCGCTGCTGCCGGTTCTTGTCGCGCTCGGCGAATGGGGGATCGTATGGGCCCGGCAAACGATGTTTGCCGAGGACTTCGACCCGGAGCTCCTGATGCTCTATCTCGAAAGAAGCATAGACAGGGACAAGATCAAGGGCGCCGAGACGATCATCAAGTTCCGCTTCTCGGACATTGCCGATCAAAGCGACTGGTGGATCATCGTGAACCCCGAGAAGGCGGAGGTCTGCCTTCGTGACCCGGGCAAGGATGTCGACGTCTACTTCAACTGCACGGTGCGCACGATGACCGAGGTCTGGATGGGAGACCGCACCTATCGCGACGCGATCAAGGCCGGCGACCTGTCCATCGAAGGGGATGTCTACCTGACCCGGAACGTTTCCGCCTGGCTGCGTGCCAGTGTATTCGTGGATTCGCCGCGCGAGCCGGCCTAG